Below is a genomic region from Acyrthosiphon pisum isolate AL4f unplaced genomic scaffold, pea_aphid_22Mar2018_4r6ur Scaffold_8003;HRSCAF=8586, whole genome shotgun sequence.
TGAGTATCCCTTACCAAAAATAGAACATCTTTATGCGAATATAAgtggctcaaaatatttttctaaaatagatCTCAAAGATGCATATCAACAAATGGTAATTAAAGAGAGTGATCGCAAATACACTACAATAAATACTCACAAAGGCCTATTCAGTTATACTCGAAATCCGTTCGGAATAAAAAGCTCAGCTGGGGAATTCCAAAAAGCCATGGAAATATCAACCACAGGCTTAGAAGGGATTGGTATATTTCAAGATGACATAATAGTTGCGGGAAAAACGGTA
It encodes:
- the LOC103311588 gene encoding uncharacterized protein K02A2.6, giving the protein GAIPKFFKPRSIPLALKSKVESEIDRLIDNNILTPVNYSEWATPIVPILKPDGTVRICGDFKITINPVLEGTEYPLPKIEHLYANISGSKYFSKIDLKDAYQQMVIKESDRKYTTINTHKGLFSYTRNPFGIKSSAGEFQKAMEISTTGLEGIGIFQDDIIVAGKTVEEHNNRLKKLLNVLSEVGLT